In a genomic window of Pedobacter sp. KBS0701:
- a CDS encoding DUF1080 domain-containing protein: protein MNISKTGFTAIFWFCGTLLAFGQRIDLKDLSAFKNPSNSWSLAQNVVADLNTENVLKTTKGEGILVNQSTAKKAGSDLYTINEYGDVAVELDYLTAKGTNSGIYLQGNYEIQIDDAWGLKNATSSNNGGIYQRWDDSKPEADKGFGGVAPRQNASKAPGLWQHIKIIFQAPKFDASGKKTQNAKIVSAELNGVLIHENVELFGATRGAAGAEKAKGPLRLQGDHGSVAFRNIQITELSEIPKPNQNDGADPIYIEAASNNMIRSFVDIAPRVRSVHAISVGGPEKVAYSYDLDNGTLLQGWHGDFIDATPMWDGRGNGTSRALGSVTRFTKKPVLAISKLANDQANWIADTVGTGFKTKGYVMDKQDRPEFKYIINGTNVTDAIKVMENGQGLTREITVDKPSKDLYFLLATASNIEEAGKGLYLIDDKAYYIQLGEGTAKPVIRNIDGKWEIIAAIGSKLNYTILF from the coding sequence ATGAACATCTCAAAGACGGGTTTTACAGCCATTTTCTGGTTTTGCGGAACCCTGTTGGCATTTGGCCAGCGTATCGATCTAAAAGATCTTTCAGCCTTTAAAAACCCATCAAATTCATGGTCATTGGCACAAAATGTAGTGGCCGACCTAAACACCGAAAATGTTTTAAAAACAACAAAAGGCGAAGGGATTTTGGTTAACCAATCTACAGCAAAAAAAGCCGGATCTGATTTATACACCATAAATGAATATGGTGATGTAGCTGTAGAATTAGATTATTTAACTGCAAAAGGAACAAATTCCGGTATTTATCTTCAAGGTAATTACGAGATCCAGATTGACGATGCATGGGGATTGAAAAATGCCACATCATCAAACAATGGCGGTATTTACCAACGCTGGGATGATAGCAAACCCGAAGCCGATAAAGGATTTGGTGGTGTTGCTCCCCGTCAGAACGCAAGCAAGGCACCAGGTTTATGGCAGCACATTAAAATTATCTTCCAGGCACCAAAATTTGATGCCTCAGGAAAAAAAACACAAAATGCTAAAATCGTCAGTGCAGAACTAAATGGTGTGCTGATTCATGAAAATGTTGAATTATTTGGTGCAACCAGAGGCGCTGCAGGAGCTGAAAAAGCAAAAGGACCTTTACGTTTGCAAGGCGATCATGGTTCGGTAGCGTTCAGAAATATCCAAATCACTGAACTATCCGAAATTCCAAAACCAAACCAAAATGACGGTGCAGATCCTATATATATTGAAGCAGCAAGCAACAATATGATCAGAAGTTTTGTAGATATTGCACCACGAGTACGTTCGGTACACGCTATTTCGGTAGGTGGACCGGAAAAGGTTGCTTATAGCTACGATTTAGATAATGGTACATTATTACAGGGATGGCATGGTGATTTTATTGATGCTACACCAATGTGGGATGGCCGCGGAAACGGTACCTCACGTGCTTTGGGCAGTGTTACCCGTTTCACTAAAAAACCTGTTCTGGCTATATCAAAGTTAGCAAACGATCAGGCTAATTGGATTGCAGACACGGTTGGCACTGGTTTTAAAACCAAGGGTTATGTAATGGATAAACAAGACCGTCCGGAGTTTAAGTACATCATTAACGGAACAAATGTTACCGATGCGATAAAAGTAATGGAGAATGGACAAGGCTTAACCCGAGAGATTACTGTTGATAAACCATCAAAAGATTTGTATTTCCTTTTGGCTACTGCTTCAAACATTGAAGAAGCTGGCAAAGGTTTGTATTTAATTGATGATAAAGCGTATTACATACAGCTTGGTGAAGGCACCGCAAAACCGGTTATTAGAAATATTGATGGCAAATGGGAAATAATTGCAGCCATTGGAAGTAAGTTGAATTATACCATTTTGTTTTAA
- a CDS encoding GH92 family glycosyl hydrolase: protein MKRLFIALLSVAASTSFAQTIGKITDPVDWINPLMGTASKPDLSNGNTYPAIGLPWGMNMWSPQTGKNGDGWAYVYDADKIRGFKQTHQPSPWMNDYGAFSIMPVTGKLRFTDDDRASWFSHKAEVAKPYYYSVYLADANVTTEITPTERAAQFRFTFPKTDSAYVVVDAQNKGSYIKIIPAERKIIGYTTKYARGPLPKNFKNYFVIYFNKDFKLAKTWDDKKLNDKDLELTVDHAGAVIGFATQKGEQVTAKVASSFISFEQADLNLKREVASDGFDATKAKGRATWNKTLSKISVEGGTIDQARTFYSAMYRTLFFPNKLYEIDAQNQIVHWSPYNGQVLPGYMFAGTGFWDTFRALYPFLNLVYPSINKEMQQGLINDFKEGGWLPEWSSPGYANIMVGNNSASVVSDAYIKGMRGYDIETLWQALKHGANNEGPMEAVGRDGVKYYNELGYVPFDVKKNENAAKTLEYAYDDFTIYQLGRALGKPASEIDIYKKRAMNYKNLFDPASGLMRGKNQDGTFQSPFSPFKWGGAFTEGNSWHYTWSVFQDIDGLARLMGGHNSFVTKLDSVFSMPPVFDESAYGGVIHEIREMQIANMGQYAHGNQPIQHMIYLYNYGGAPYKTQYWVRETMNRMYKATPDGYCGDEDNGQTSAWYVFSAMGFYPVTPAVDQYVLGAPLFKKVTITLENGKTVVINAAANSDNNRYVQSLQMNGKPYSKNWISHSGLQKGAVLNFNMTATPNKTRGSNPADFPYSLSTEK, encoded by the coding sequence ATGAAAAGATTATTTATCGCCTTATTGAGTGTCGCGGCATCAACCAGTTTCGCGCAAACAATTGGTAAAATCACAGATCCGGTAGATTGGATTAACCCATTGATGGGAACAGCTTCGAAACCAGATCTATCAAATGGAAATACCTACCCGGCAATCGGATTGCCATGGGGAATGAACATGTGGTCGCCACAAACCGGTAAAAACGGAGATGGATGGGCCTATGTTTATGATGCCGACAAAATCCGTGGCTTTAAACAAACGCATCAGCCTTCGCCCTGGATGAACGATTACGGCGCTTTTTCTATTATGCCCGTTACTGGCAAATTAAGATTTACTGATGATGACCGTGCAAGTTGGTTCAGCCATAAAGCAGAGGTTGCAAAGCCATATTATTACAGTGTTTATTTGGCAGATGCTAATGTAACCACCGAAATTACCCCAACAGAAAGAGCCGCACAGTTCAGGTTTACTTTCCCTAAAACGGATAGTGCTTATGTAGTTGTAGATGCACAGAATAAAGGTTCTTATATCAAAATTATTCCTGCAGAAAGAAAAATTATCGGTTATACCACCAAATATGCACGTGGTCCATTGCCTAAAAATTTCAAAAACTACTTTGTAATCTATTTCAATAAAGATTTCAAGTTGGCTAAAACCTGGGATGATAAAAAACTGAACGACAAAGATTTAGAGTTAACGGTAGATCATGCCGGAGCCGTTATTGGTTTTGCTACACAAAAAGGCGAGCAGGTAACTGCTAAAGTTGCTTCTTCTTTCATTAGCTTCGAACAGGCTGATCTTAACTTAAAAAGAGAAGTGGCCAGCGATGGTTTCGATGCAACAAAAGCAAAAGGCAGGGCAACCTGGAACAAAACTTTGAGCAAAATTTCGGTTGAAGGTGGTACCATTGATCAGGCCCGTACTTTTTATTCGGCCATGTACCGCACTTTGTTCTTTCCAAATAAATTATATGAAATTGATGCACAAAACCAGATCGTACACTGGAGCCCTTATAACGGGCAGGTTTTACCAGGTTATATGTTCGCCGGTACAGGTTTCTGGGACACGTTTAGGGCATTATATCCTTTCCTAAACCTGGTTTATCCTTCCATCAATAAGGAAATGCAACAAGGCTTAATCAACGATTTTAAAGAAGGTGGCTGGTTGCCTGAGTGGAGCAGCCCGGGTTATGCCAACATTATGGTGGGTAACAACTCTGCTTCGGTAGTTTCTGATGCTTACATTAAAGGTATGCGTGGCTACGACATCGAAACATTGTGGCAGGCTTTAAAACACGGGGCAAATAACGAGGGGCCGATGGAAGCCGTTGGCCGCGATGGTGTTAAATATTACAACGAATTGGGTTACGTACCTTTCGATGTAAAAAAGAATGAAAATGCAGCTAAAACATTAGAATATGCTTATGATGACTTTACCATTTACCAATTGGGAAGAGCTTTAGGTAAACCGGCTTCGGAAATCGATATTTATAAGAAGAGAGCCATGAACTATAAAAATCTTTTCGATCCTGCTTCTGGTTTAATGCGTGGTAAAAATCAGGATGGAACTTTCCAAAGTCCATTCAGTCCGTTTAAATGGGGTGGTGCGTTTACCGAAGGCAATAGCTGGCACTATACTTGGTCTGTTTTTCAGGATATTGATGGTTTGGCCAGATTAATGGGTGGACATAATTCGTTTGTAACCAAATTAGATTCGGTTTTCTCTATGCCTCCGGTATTTGATGAGAGCGCTTATGGTGGAGTAATCCACGAGATCCGCGAAATGCAGATTGCAAACATGGGCCAGTACGCACATGGTAACCAACCGATTCAACACATGATTTACCTGTATAACTATGGTGGTGCGCCATATAAGACACAATATTGGGTAAGAGAAACCATGAACAGGATGTACAAAGCTACTCCGGATGGATATTGTGGTGATGAAGATAACGGGCAAACTTCTGCCTGGTATGTTTTTTCGGCAATGGGATTTTACCCGGTAACACCAGCAGTTGATCAGTATGTTTTAGGCGCTCCTTTGTTTAAAAAGGTAACCATTACTTTAGAAAATGGTAAAACGGTTGTAATTAATGCAGCAGCCAATAGCGATAACAACCGTTATGTTCAGTCGCTACAGATGAATGGTAAACCATATTCTAAAAACTGGATCAGCCATAGTGGTCTGCAAAAAGGTGCAGTGTTAAATTTTAATATGACCGCAACGCCGAATAAAACCAGAGGTTCAAATCCAGCTGATTTCCCTTATTCATTATCAACAGAAAAATAG
- a CDS encoding basic secretory protein-like protein: protein MKKTAILSIFVMFVSTFSLQSKAQEITKKSGYTLSFESNFAALDPQLKKRLIKTFFDVYPKLAKEYNPSTIKVVKFFVDTAYDGVAATADGKVTFSSIWMIKHPEDIDVVTHEVMHIVQDYGRSVGPGWLTEGIADYARYKFGVDNAGAKWSLPALKPDHSYKNSYRITAAFFAWMEKSIKPGIIKTVDASLRDHTYTKDIWTKLTGKDLDALWEDYVKNSEV, encoded by the coding sequence ATGAAAAAAACAGCTATTCTTTCAATTTTCGTAATGTTTGTTTCCACGTTTTCATTGCAATCAAAAGCACAGGAAATTACCAAAAAGAGCGGTTACACTTTATCTTTCGAAAGCAATTTTGCGGCGCTGGATCCACAATTGAAAAAGCGCTTAATTAAGACCTTTTTTGATGTTTATCCAAAACTGGCAAAAGAATACAATCCATCAACCATTAAAGTGGTAAAGTTTTTTGTTGATACAGCTTATGATGGCGTTGCCGCGACTGCTGATGGAAAAGTAACCTTCAGTTCTATCTGGATGATTAAACATCCCGAAGATATTGATGTGGTTACCCACGAAGTAATGCACATTGTGCAGGATTATGGTCGGAGCGTTGGGCCAGGTTGGTTAACAGAAGGTATTGCGGATTATGCCCGTTATAAATTCGGTGTAGATAATGCAGGCGCTAAATGGTCTTTACCTGCTTTAAAACCAGATCATAGTTATAAAAATAGCTACCGTATTACTGCTGCATTTTTTGCCTGGATGGAAAAAAGTATAAAACCTGGGATTATTAAAACCGTTGATGCTTCTTTAAGAGATCATACTTATACTAAAGATATCTGGACAAAATTAACCGGTAAAGATTTGGATGCGCTTTGGGAAGATTATGTTAAAAATTCTGAAGTTTAA
- a CDS encoding basic secretory protein-like protein: protein MIKKILVLALASFLAGTTVAQNREREYKITINNKDSITNALINAKLKAAFFQVYPKFAQADGYRTKRNVVLDLVTEETPTIQAKAGEIKVNSQWVKNKSQKRIQKELFTALSKNWVSYSKEKHKGYELTFISKDPDLDPMVRKKLIATYFEIYPTLVKTFNEKSTHDVLFVVDTAYKAVAEASGNRILFSAGYMKAHPTDIDVVTHETMHIVQGYGYSAGPVWLTEGIADYVRYKYGVDNVGSKWSLPAYNEKQSYTNSYRITARFFAWLEQNVKPGLIAALDKQLRAHQYTQESWTDLTGKTLDQLWADYGKEPQKVNLTYSSKE, encoded by the coding sequence ATGATTAAGAAAATTTTAGTCCTCGCATTGGCATCATTCTTAGCAGGTACTACTGTTGCTCAAAACAGAGAAAGAGAATATAAAATTACCATCAATAACAAAGACAGTATAACAAATGCCTTGATTAATGCTAAACTTAAGGCCGCTTTTTTTCAGGTTTACCCAAAATTTGCCCAGGCAGATGGATACCGTACCAAAAGAAATGTAGTGTTAGATTTAGTAACGGAAGAAACACCAACAATACAAGCTAAAGCCGGAGAAATTAAAGTAAACAGTCAATGGGTTAAAAATAAATCGCAAAAGAGAATCCAAAAGGAACTATTTACCGCACTTTCAAAAAACTGGGTTTCTTACAGTAAAGAAAAACATAAAGGTTATGAATTAACATTTATCAGTAAAGACCCGGATTTAGATCCAATGGTAAGGAAGAAGTTAATTGCCACTTATTTCGAAATCTATCCAACTTTAGTTAAAACATTTAACGAGAAATCTACACACGATGTGCTTTTTGTGGTAGATACAGCTTATAAAGCAGTTGCAGAAGCAAGCGGAAACAGAATTTTATTTAGTGCTGGTTACATGAAAGCACACCCAACCGATATTGATGTGGTAACACACGAAACCATGCATATTGTGCAGGGTTATGGCTATAGTGCCGGCCCGGTTTGGCTAACTGAAGGCATTGCGGATTATGTGCGCTATAAATATGGGGTTGATAATGTAGGATCAAAATGGAGTTTGCCAGCCTACAATGAGAAACAGAGTTACACCAATAGTTACAGGATCACTGCGCGATTTTTTGCCTGGTTAGAACAGAATGTAAAACCTGGTTTAATTGCTGCGTTAGATAAGCAACTAAGAGCGCATCAATACACACAAGAATCATGGACAGACCTAACCGGAAAGACCTTAGATCAGCTTTGGGCTGATTATGGTAAGGAACCACAAAAAGTAAACCTTACTTATAGCAGTAAAGAATAA
- a CDS encoding RagB/SusD family nutrient uptake outer membrane protein, translating to MKKILIYTVGALLIVGNYGCKKFLNQVPDDRLTFDQMYEKKSTVDQALANVYSTLPDQDQDRSPSAGGNIGPWTAASDEADYTLPNFSENVNSGAWDATSGAVNYHWQRFYQGIQSASSFMANINRCTDCNIGGIDIVNRYYSEARALRAIYYYYLVRQYGPVILLGNDPIASDAPLPEISKPRNSMDECIDYIVSELEAASSRLPATPQASQDYGHITASVADAYKIKALLTAARPLFNGNTDYASLKNQDGKQLISQTADVAKWTKVATAAKAFLTNSRYANYALYNVTATPAGLPDNVFNRAFIATRDVFLNGWNSEIIFGRGGDVTLYQYSLAPNHNGASGGDKGGSFLSPSQQLVDAYFTANGLPIENDPTYTASGTSAYQAPDPNDQDGPRTISNMYVNREPRFYANITYSGRKWINPSSNIITSFEFNGNAGKNAIANNDYTKTGYTSRKHLTVAGWTEGRPIFTMIRLAEIYLDYIEALQESSPSDPDILIYLNKIRVRAGIAPYGSGAGALPVPTDMRDAIRRERRVELAFELDRYFYTREWKIAETTDTQIKGLNITQNAPGFFTPVVTENRVFQKKHYLWPIPNGEIQKVPVIVQNTGW from the coding sequence ATGAAAAAAATATTGATATATACAGTTGGCGCATTACTGATCGTTGGTAATTATGGCTGTAAGAAATTTTTAAATCAAGTACCTGATGATAGGCTAACCTTCGATCAGATGTATGAAAAAAAGTCTACTGTTGATCAGGCATTGGCAAACGTTTATTCTACACTTCCTGATCAGGATCAGGACCGCTCACCATCAGCAGGTGGAAACATTGGTCCGTGGACAGCTGCTTCTGATGAGGCGGATTACACCTTGCCAAACTTTAGCGAAAACGTAAATTCGGGTGCATGGGATGCAACCAGTGGCGCGGTAAACTACCATTGGCAAAGGTTTTATCAGGGAATACAATCTGCCAGTTCTTTTATGGCAAATATTAACAGGTGTACCGATTGTAACATTGGCGGAATTGATATTGTTAACCGTTACTATAGCGAAGCCAGGGCTTTAAGAGCCATTTATTACTATTATTTAGTGAGGCAGTATGGCCCTGTAATTTTATTGGGCAATGATCCAATCGCATCTGACGCCCCACTACCGGAAATCAGTAAGCCGCGTAATTCAATGGATGAATGTATCGATTATATCGTAAGTGAATTAGAGGCAGCAAGCTCGCGTTTACCCGCAACGCCACAAGCGAGCCAGGATTACGGACATATCACTGCTTCAGTTGCTGATGCCTACAAAATAAAAGCATTATTAACCGCTGCACGTCCATTATTTAATGGAAACACCGATTATGCCAGTCTTAAAAACCAGGATGGTAAACAATTAATCAGCCAAACTGCTGATGTTGCAAAATGGACAAAAGTGGCAACTGCTGCAAAAGCATTTTTAACCAACTCCCGTTATGCAAATTATGCACTTTATAATGTTACTGCTACCCCTGCTGGTTTGCCGGATAATGTTTTTAACAGGGCTTTCATTGCTACAAGAGATGTGTTTTTGAACGGTTGGAACTCAGAAATTATTTTTGGCAGGGGAGGTGATGTTACGCTTTATCAATATTCATTGGCACCAAATCACAACGGAGCTTCCGGTGGCGACAAAGGCGGGTCTTTCTTGTCTCCTTCGCAACAACTGGTAGATGCTTATTTTACAGCAAATGGATTACCAATTGAAAATGATCCGACTTATACTGCAAGTGGTACCTCGGCTTATCAGGCGCCAGATCCGAACGATCAGGATGGACCAAGGACAATTAGCAATATGTATGTTAATCGCGAGCCTCGTTTTTATGCAAATATTACGTATAGCGGGCGTAAGTGGATCAATCCATCATCAAATATTATCACCAGTTTTGAATTTAATGGTAATGCCGGCAAAAATGCTATTGCCAATAACGATTATACTAAAACAGGTTATACTTCAAGAAAGCATTTAACTGTTGCGGGTTGGACAGAAGGTAGACCTATTTTTACCATGATCAGATTAGCTGAGATCTATTTGGATTATATTGAAGCTCTGCAGGAGTCGAGTCCTTCAGATCCTGATATCTTGATTTATTTGAACAAGATCCGTGTTAGAGCGGGTATAGCACCTTACGGAAGTGGCGCTGGCGCATTACCTGTACCAACCGATATGAGAGATGCTATCCGCAGAGAAAGACGTGTTGAACTGGCTTTTGAACTAGACCGCTATTTCTATACCAGGGAGTGGAAAATTGCAGAAACGACCGATACGCAGATCAAGGGTTTAAACATTACCCAAAATGCACCAGGATTTTTTACACCTGTGGTTACCGAAAACAGGGTTTTCCAAAAGAAACATTATTTATGGCCTATACCAAATGGCGAAATTCAAAAAGTTCCTGTAATTGTACAAAATACAGGCTGGTAA
- a CDS encoding TonB-dependent receptor gives MMKKNTNLTGGRLRLKDCAFKAIAFTLALSSSFYATANASAININSSVSVNKAKADIVIRGIIKDEAGLPLPGAGVKVKGSSTSAAADVNGAFTITVPDQNTVLIITYVGYDTKEITVGTQTTLDIRLKETTGSDLQEVAIVGFGVQKKESLVGAQSSVNVADLKQPVSSMSQLLAGRIPGVINVSRNGEPGATGSDIFIRGISSLSSGDRSPLVIIDGVPNRNLNDISVYDVENFTVLKDAAATAVYGIRGANGVILINTKQGKTGSPRINVEYYEGISRFTKRPQLIDGVNYMNLANEAKYSDYLRGGAAGAFTPAYSIDAVQKTAAGTDPILYPNVNWFDAIYNDFGRNRSATANLSGGVSNAKYYVSLGYYGEDGLFKTDEAVNSAVKQNYGRYNVSANLNWDITGTTKLDLGIKGILGQNNYPSNLLAQDIFSQAFLINPTSFPVLYPNGSLPGISPQADQRNPYGDVTRNGYRTSYTNQLYSNIRLTQDLKEVTPGLSVTTMFSFDVNNTNGINRTKRESLYRINPSDPYITPGDPNSGYKYGLVLQGQDFLNYNYDNGGDKKMYFEGAVNYNRTFGKHAVSGLLLYNQNDNTKASAPNLTLSLPYRLQGLVSRATYAYDNKYFFEFNMGYNGSENFAPNKRYGFFPAVGLGWLLSSEKFFEPLKNAIQMVKFRYSDGIVGSGGSGNSYADNEGQRFYYLTKVGDAGDYTFGQNGNLGTNGLGVTAYGVDVTWAETRKQDLGFELKTLNNNLSLIVDFYKERRKNQFISRGTVPNYIGLANTPIGNLGIVDNKGIDGTIQYDTQFGKDWSLNLRANFTYNKDKVIENDQAPKPYPWMEQRGYNVLAATRVGYIAEKLFDSQAEINASPTQFGTLMPGDIKYKDLNGDGKIDSFDQTIIGRGDIPSTTYGFGFSLTYKNFDFGLFFQGQDNADVILNIPSFANSGGLGNMLAVAADRWTPTNPRQDAVYPRLSYGGTNNNNYQSSTWWKRDISFLRLKNADLGYTLKEGIKSIGVKRLRVYATGYNVFTISKFKLWDPELGTNNGTRYPLTSNYSLGLTANF, from the coding sequence ATGATGAAAAAAAATACAAATTTAACTGGAGGCAGGCTCAGGCTTAAAGATTGTGCTTTTAAGGCTATCGCTTTTACTTTAGCTTTAAGCAGTAGTTTTTACGCAACAGCTAATGCTTCAGCGATTAATATAAACAGTTCGGTTTCTGTTAATAAAGCCAAGGCCGATATTGTGATACGTGGTATCATTAAAGATGAGGCAGGTTTGCCACTACCTGGAGCAGGTGTTAAGGTGAAAGGTAGTTCTACCAGTGCAGCTGCAGATGTAAACGGAGCTTTTACCATTACCGTTCCTGATCAAAATACAGTTTTGATTATAACTTATGTTGGTTATGATACCAAAGAAATTACAGTTGGTACCCAAACCACATTGGATATCCGTTTAAAGGAAACAACAGGTTCTGATTTACAGGAAGTTGCCATTGTAGGTTTCGGTGTGCAGAAAAAGGAAAGTTTAGTAGGTGCACAGTCATCGGTAAACGTTGCAGATTTGAAACAACCGGTTTCCAGTATGAGTCAATTATTGGCAGGTCGTATCCCTGGTGTAATTAATGTATCAAGGAATGGCGAGCCAGGTGCAACCGGATCAGATATCTTCATCCGCGGTATATCTTCATTGTCATCTGGCGATAGAAGCCCGCTTGTGATTATTGATGGTGTTCCTAACCGTAACTTAAATGATATCAGTGTTTACGATGTAGAAAACTTCACTGTACTGAAAGATGCAGCTGCCACAGCGGTATATGGTATCCGTGGTGCAAACGGTGTAATCTTGATCAATACGAAACAAGGAAAAACCGGTTCACCGAGAATTAACGTAGAATATTACGAAGGGATAAGCCGTTTCACCAAAAGACCACAATTGATTGACGGTGTTAATTACATGAACTTAGCTAATGAGGCCAAATACTCTGATTATTTGAGAGGAGGAGCTGCAGGTGCATTCACACCAGCATACTCGATAGATGCGGTTCAAAAAACTGCTGCCGGTACCGATCCGATTCTTTACCCGAATGTAAACTGGTTTGATGCCATTTATAACGATTTTGGTAGAAACAGATCAGCAACGGCCAACCTGTCGGGTGGTGTAAGCAATGCAAAATATTATGTATCATTAGGTTATTATGGTGAAGATGGTTTATTTAAAACCGATGAAGCTGTAAATTCTGCTGTTAAACAAAACTATGGCCGCTATAATGTTAGTGCAAACTTAAACTGGGATATTACCGGTACCACCAAGTTAGATTTAGGGATCAAGGGTATTTTGGGGCAAAATAATTATCCAAGTAACTTGCTTGCACAGGATATTTTCAGTCAGGCCTTTTTAATTAACCCTACCTCTTTTCCAGTGCTTTATCCAAATGGCAGTTTACCCGGCATCAGCCCGCAAGCCGATCAGCGTAACCCTTATGGTGATGTTACGAGAAATGGATATAGAACCAGTTACACTAACCAGTTGTATTCAAATATCCGTTTAACACAGGATTTAAAAGAAGTAACACCTGGTTTGTCGGTTACCACCATGTTTTCTTTTGATGTGAATAATACCAACGGAATTAACAGGACGAAAAGAGAGAGCTTGTACAGGATTAACCCCAGCGATCCTTACATCACTCCGGGAGATCCAAATTCAGGTTATAAATATGGTTTAGTTTTACAGGGACAAGACTTTTTAAACTACAACTATGATAATGGTGGTGACAAGAAAATGTACTTTGAAGGAGCTGTTAACTATAACCGTACCTTTGGCAAACATGCTGTAAGCGGCTTATTGTTGTATAATCAAAATGATAATACTAAAGCTTCTGCACCTAACCTAACACTATCACTTCCTTACCGCTTACAAGGTTTAGTAAGTCGTGCTACTTATGCTTACGATAATAAGTATTTCTTTGAATTTAACATGGGTTATAATGGTTCAGAAAACTTTGCTCCAAATAAACGTTATGGATTTTTCCCGGCTGTTGGACTGGGATGGTTGCTTTCGAGTGAGAAATTTTTCGAACCGCTTAAAAATGCTATCCAGATGGTCAAATTCCGTTATTCTGACGGTATTGTGGGTAGTGGAGGCAGTGGCAATAGTTATGCAGATAACGAAGGGCAACGATTCTATTATTTGACTAAAGTTGGGGATGCGGGTGATTATACTTTTGGCCAAAATGGAAATCTTGGAACGAACGGTTTAGGTGTAACGGCTTATGGTGTAGATGTAACCTGGGCGGAAACACGTAAACAGGATTTGGGTTTTGAATTAAAAACGTTGAATAACAACTTATCGTTAATCGTCGATTTTTATAAAGAAAGAAGAAAAAACCAATTTATCAGTAGGGGTACAGTACCGAATTATATCGGTTTGGCCAATACACCAATTGGTAACCTAGGTATTGTTGATAACAAAGGTATAGATGGTACCATCCAATATGATACACAATTCGGTAAAGATTGGTCGCTTAATTTAAGAGCTAACTTTACTTACAATAAAGATAAAGTAATCGAGAATGATCAGGCGCCGAAACCTTATCCCTGGATGGAGCAACGCGGTTATAATGTTTTAGCTGCCACACGTGTTGGTTATATTGCCGAAAAGTTATTCGATAGCCAGGCAGAGATCAATGCAAGTCCAACACAATTTGGTACGCTAATGCCAGGAGATATCAAGTATAAAGATTTAAATGGTGATGGTAAAATCGATTCATTTGATCAGACGATAATCGGTAGGGGTGATATTCCTAGCACAACCTATGGTTTCGGTTTCTCGTTAACTTACAAAAACTTCGATTTTGGTTTGTTCTTCCAGGGACAGGACAATGCTGATGTTATTTTAAATATTCCTTCATTCGCCAACTCGGGTGGTTTGGGTAATATGCTCGCCGTAGCTGCAGATCGCTGGACACCAACAAATCCTCGTCAGGATGCAGTTTATCCTCGTTTATCTTATGGTGGCACGAATAACAACAACTATCAATCGAGTACCTGGTGGAAACGCGACATCAGCTTCCTGAGGTTAAAAAACGCAGATTTGGGTTACACACTTAAGGAAGGTATAAAATCTATTGGCGTTAAACGCTTAAGGGTCTATGCAACAGGTTATAATGTGTTTACCATTAGCAAGTTTAAGCTTTGGGATCCTGAACTTGGTACTAATAACGGTACACGGTACCCACTAACCTCTAATTATTCTTTAGGTCTTACCGCTAATTTTTAA
- a CDS encoding discoidin domain-containing protein, with amino-acid sequence MNLLKITRSTFGLCVALVLLFGCGKEEYPTVDLFTWKAKVDVTAKAALSVNIESSGGSAGAEGSAKVVDNDPATKFLINPYQSNFYLQLSFAAPQQVASYTLTSGNDAPGRDPKNWKLSGSLDGTNWVDLDTRNGETFSGRNMLKTYSFKNKVLYKHYRLSITAIGSGSLFQLSEWRVIEVPEEQQ; translated from the coding sequence ATGAATCTTTTAAAAATTACCAGGAGCACTTTCGGACTCTGTGTTGCCCTGGTTTTACTTTTTGGATGCGGTAAAGAAGAATATCCTACAGTGGATCTTTTTACCTGGAAAGCCAAAGTAGATGTAACGGCAAAAGCCGCACTTTCTGTTAACATTGAGAGTTCCGGAGGATCAGCAGGTGCAGAGGGATCTGCAAAGGTGGTTGATAACGATCCAGCCACAAAATTCCTGATCAACCCTTATCAAAGCAACTTTTATTTGCAGTTATCTTTTGCGGCTCCCCAACAAGTAGCCTCTTACACGTTAACATCGGGTAATGATGCTCCGGGCAGAGATCCGAAAAACTGGAAATTAAGCGGTTCTTTGGATGGCACCAATTGGGTAGATCTGGATACCAGAAATGGCGAAACATTTTCAGGTCGTAACATGCTGAAAACCTATAGCTTCAAAAACAAAGTTTTGTATAAGCATTACAGGTTAAGCATTACAGCAATTGGTAGCGGTTCATTGTTTCAGTTGTCAGAATGGCGTGTAATCGAAGTGCCAGAGGAGCAACAGTAG